A single region of the Thermococcus paralvinellae genome encodes:
- a CDS encoding zinc metalloprotease, with translation MRTIWFVYIGNNEYRDIVFNAYSEVNRYLAENKLPIRLIFHFPVVKIENSKVIVENGEQMTKKLPEQNFHIGGNKDRLMGTVRDIVLELKPGFTITIETDQGKVIAYPLEGIIDILYGWLVKTRHEVSEIYEKYYRKKLLKESREKENKQEEGQDKSLTKETAELKTGESDTKETESLNKERKEEIFEHFYEDDIPDTVIGVVSLPLVTRNPYLDFYEKFLGIQKQISGLNIIVVSASPFYHENKLIFSERLFKAILHELGHAFGLKHCSENCVMNSPSTIEEWDSRIPDFCPKCFLELKRNVEWKANKRDNTSLQRRKENRESPSEDA, from the coding sequence ATGAGGACGATATGGTTTGTCTACATTGGTAACAATGAGTATAGAGACATTGTTTTTAATGCATATAGTGAGGTTAATAGATATTTAGCCGAGAATAAACTTCCTATTCGTCTAATTTTTCACTTTCCGGTGGTTAAAATTGAAAATTCTAAAGTTATTGTTGAGAACGGAGAACAAATGACCAAAAAGCTGCCAGAGCAGAATTTTCACATAGGTGGGAATAAAGATAGGCTTATGGGAACAGTTAGAGACATTGTCTTGGAGTTAAAGCCCGGCTTTACAATCACGATTGAGACAGACCAAGGTAAGGTGATAGCATACCCCCTTGAAGGCATTATTGACATCCTTTATGGATGGCTTGTGAAAACTCGTCATGAGGTTTCAGAGATTTATGAGAAGTACTATAGAAAGAAGCTTTTGAAAGAAAGCAGGGAGAAAGAAAACAAACAAGAAGAAGGACAAGACAAAAGCTTGACAAAAGAAACTGCAGAGCTTAAAACTGGAGAAAGTGACACAAAAGAAACAGAAAGCTTGAACAAGGAACGTAAAGAAGAAATTTTTGAGCACTTTTATGAAGATGACATTCCAGACACCGTTATAGGCGTTGTGAGTTTACCTCTTGTTACAAGGAATCCCTATCTTGACTTCTATGAGAAATTTTTGGGAATCCAAAAACAAATTTCTGGACTGAATATTATTGTTGTTTCTGCAAGTCCCTTCTATCACGAAAACAAGCTGATTTTCTCTGAAAGGCTCTTTAAGGCTATTTTACATGAACTGGGTCATGCTTTTGGATTAAAGCACTGTTCTGAGAACTGTGTAATGAACTCCCCCTCAACTATTGAGGAATGGGATTCAAGAATTCCGGATTTCTGTCCAAAATGCTTTTTGGAGTTGAAAAGAAATGTTGAATGGAAAGCAAATAAGCGTGATAATACCAGCTTACAACGAAGAAAAGAGAATAGGGAAAGTCCTTCAGAGGATGCCTGA
- a CDS encoding glycosyltransferase family 2 protein, with protein sequence MLNGKQISVIIPAYNEEKRIGKVLQRMPEFVDEVIVVDDGSKDRTSEVARKFGVKVIRLEQNQGKGKAMSEGIKAASGDIIVFIDADGQHRPEEIIKLVEPIVNGEADFVIGSRLIKAQGERPLIRKISNFITTSLIRLKLGINVRDTQSGFRAIKREFLPEIESKRYEVETEVLIKAVKKGARVKEVPVSMIYGVETGHFRFEDIVRFLKALVKY encoded by the coding sequence ATGTTGAATGGAAAGCAAATAAGCGTGATAATACCAGCTTACAACGAAGAAAAGAGAATAGGGAAAGTCCTTCAGAGGATGCCTGAATTTGTTGATGAAGTCATTGTAGTTGATGACGGGAGCAAAGATAGAACTAGTGAAGTGGCAAGGAAATTTGGAGTAAAGGTCATTAGACTGGAGCAAAACCAAGGGAAGGGCAAAGCTATGAGCGAAGGCATTAAAGCGGCGAGTGGGGATATAATTGTATTTATTGATGCTGACGGACAGCACAGGCCTGAAGAGATTATAAAGCTCGTCGAACCCATTGTTAATGGTGAGGCAGATTTTGTCATTGGTTCTCGCTTAATAAAAGCTCAGGGAGAGAGACCACTGATAAGGAAGATAAGCAATTTCATAACAACTTCTCTCATTCGTTTAAAACTTGGGATAAATGTTAGAGACACTCAAAGTGGATTTAGAGCAATAAAAAGAGAGTTCTTACCTGAGATTGAGAGCAAGAGGTATGAAGTTGAGACTGAGGTTTTGATAAAAGCCGTGAAGAAGGGTGCGAGAGTGAAGGAAGTCCCAGTCTCAATGATTTACGGCGTTGAGACTGGTCATTTTAGGTTTGAAGATATTGTGAGATTTTTGAAAGCTCTAGTTAAGTACTAG
- the cas6 gene encoding CRISPR-associated endoribonuclease Cas6, protein MRFLIRLKNENLEFKVPYNHLYYLQGLIYRRIQRANPDLSLSLHRPKVPKLFTFSLFMTKERHKINSNSEYFIGRGEAFFYFSTAVPEIAEAFIGGLLQEPEVRLWDEKFYVETVKALPEPVSFNGKRYSTLSPIAVTTLKPQFGKLKHYDLGPKEPKFYENLKENLKQKYLLIYGKKPPEDFEIEVLNAKPKRFEVKPRIFQRAWHMVFRAYGDDELIRAGYLAGFGEKNSLGFGMVKVDGRRRNG, encoded by the coding sequence ATGCGTTTTTTAATAAGACTCAAAAATGAGAATTTGGAATTTAAGGTGCCATATAACCATTTGTACTATCTGCAAGGCTTGATATACAGAAGGATTCAGCGTGCTAATCCTGACTTGAGTCTGTCTCTGCACAGACCAAAGGTTCCAAAACTTTTCACGTTTTCGCTCTTCATGACCAAAGAGCGGCATAAAATAAATAGCAACAGTGAATACTTCATTGGCAGAGGAGAGGCGTTTTTCTACTTTTCCACGGCTGTTCCGGAGATAGCCGAGGCTTTCATAGGAGGTCTTTTGCAGGAGCCGGAAGTCAGACTCTGGGATGAGAAGTTTTATGTTGAGACTGTTAAGGCCTTACCAGAGCCAGTTTCATTTAATGGAAAGAGATACTCAACGCTCTCTCCAATAGCAGTCACGACCTTAAAACCCCAGTTTGGGAAGCTGAAGCATTACGACTTAGGCCCAAAGGAGCCAAAGTTCTATGAGAATCTAAAAGAGAATCTCAAGCAGAAATACCTCCTGATTTATGGCAAAAAGCCTCCAGAGGATTTTGAAATTGAAGTACTGAATGCAAAGCCCAAGCGGTTTGAGGTTAAGCCCAGGATCTTCCAGAGAGCTTGGCACATGGTGTTCAGGGCATATGGGGATGATGAATTAATTAGAGCTGGTTATTTGGCTGGTTTTGGAGAGAAGAACTCCCTTGGCTTTGGGATGGTGAAGGTTGATGGGAGGCGGAGAAATGGATGA
- the cas7i gene encoding type I-B CRISPR-associated protein Cas7/Cst2/DevR, whose protein sequence is MGRFLVMDVVFYGSSLNYDQGSGNYQELKKITRWDGRQYTLVSRYALRYSLLETGQKLGLWEVADGAKFVESGTGDKTVIQPAVDLLFNGDILLYPEFDLFGYLITSLTPQASRVSPTKLSHAISLTPFQYDTQFAGNLGLAKRRLPIKGKMDINIFTIEEHFTYYIYSIVVDVDALCKNEVYISAKDKDWTAKVTENNESYILEISGNKAKKEGINSKYVIPKERVVRIKNSQGNHVNAIIRTRVEKILDRDNKTVLVYHLIQELSSPEINIRAERLKKLLKAVLHLKRSIKGREEDLRPRLLVLGVYKNKPYQTFKDRIELLDEYTEEEYDEIEEVEENGKKILRVKHRVSKSRKPVFRIHGIKNTPQELNEEDILDAVEKLFNEEKDFAEVKVFKDPMIEVKLE, encoded by the coding sequence ATGGGAAGGTTCTTGGTTATGGACGTGGTCTTTTACGGGAGTTCTTTGAACTACGATCAAGGAAGTGGGAACTACCAAGAGCTCAAGAAGATAACCCGTTGGGACGGTAGGCAGTACACTCTCGTGAGTAGGTATGCGTTGAGGTACAGCCTTCTTGAAACTGGGCAGAAACTTGGACTTTGGGAGGTTGCTGATGGAGCTAAATTTGTAGAGAGTGGAACTGGTGATAAGACCGTTATCCAGCCTGCAGTGGACTTATTATTCAACGGAGACATCCTTTTATATCCTGAATTTGATCTCTTTGGATACTTAATAACCTCGCTGACTCCACAAGCATCACGAGTTTCTCCAACCAAGCTTAGCCATGCAATTTCGTTAACACCGTTTCAGTACGATACTCAATTTGCCGGAAATCTTGGACTCGCAAAGCGGAGACTCCCAATAAAGGGGAAAATGGACATTAACATTTTTACAATTGAAGAGCACTTCACATATTACATATACTCTATTGTTGTCGATGTGGATGCCCTCTGTAAGAATGAAGTCTACATAAGCGCTAAAGACAAGGATTGGACTGCAAAAGTCACCGAAAACAATGAAAGTTACATTCTAGAAATTTCAGGAAACAAGGCTAAGAAAGAAGGAATAAATAGCAAGTATGTTATTCCAAAAGAAAGAGTTGTGAGAATCAAAAATTCTCAAGGAAATCATGTTAACGCAATTATAAGAACCAGAGTAGAAAAAATCCTCGACAGAGACAACAAAACAGTACTTGTTTATCACTTAATCCAGGAGCTATCTTCCCCAGAGATCAATATTAGAGCAGAACGCCTTAAGAAACTCCTAAAGGCTGTTCTCCACCTCAAGCGCTCCATTAAGGGTAGAGAAGAAGATCTGAGACCAAGACTTCTTGTTCTCGGTGTATACAAGAACAAGCCTTATCAGACTTTCAAGGACAGAATTGAGCTTCTTGATGAATACACGGAAGAAGAATATGACGAAATCGAGGAAGTTGAGGAGAATGGCAAGAAAATACTCAGAGTGAAACATAGAGTCTCAAAGAGCAGAAAGCCAGTCTTTAGGATACATGGCATCAAGAACACTCCTCAAGAACTCAACGAAGAAGACATTCTTGATGCAGTAGAGAAGCTCTTCAATGAGGAAAAAGATTTCGCAGAGGTGAAGGTGTTCAAAGATCCAATGATAGAAGTCAAACTCGAGTGA
- the cas5b gene encoding type I-B CRISPR-associated protein Cas5b, with translation MSEKTLFIELFQPFAQYRNPFTFYYAQTYPLPPKSTIIGMLQNALNDWYGNERGLDTWWNLKVSIHGGFESVFWNYQQLIKGTKDGISLVRFKGRPILWNQDRPLYYYPIKSQRTPVYQQELFNGWLYIFLRGSVNLLEEIREALLVPDKVLSLGRSEDVIFVRRAEFVEPAKRYKAKEIIFTYPTYIRLPNELLKVKRFPAYSIPVRVLFRNDGRPIMHKAEISSSTERDVYFESVLYAGADYIVTLAEKVWVERFEVDGLRPFKILLNYGWL, from the coding sequence ATGTCAGAGAAAACACTATTCATCGAACTTTTTCAGCCTTTTGCCCAGTATCGTAACCCTTTTACCTTTTACTATGCCCAGACTTACCCACTCCCACCGAAATCGACCATAATTGGTATGCTCCAGAATGCTCTTAACGACTGGTACGGAAATGAGAGAGGTTTAGATACATGGTGGAACTTAAAAGTCAGTATTCACGGAGGGTTTGAAAGTGTATTCTGGAACTATCAGCAATTAATCAAGGGCACAAAGGATGGTATAAGCCTTGTTAGATTCAAAGGACGGCCGATTCTCTGGAATCAAGACCGTCCACTATATTACTATCCAATAAAGTCTCAGCGTACTCCAGTCTATCAGCAGGAGCTCTTTAACGGCTGGCTCTATATTTTCCTCAGGGGATCAGTCAATTTGCTCGAAGAAATAAGGGAGGCTCTACTAGTTCCTGATAAAGTCCTCTCCCTTGGCAGGAGCGAAGATGTGATATTCGTGAGAAGGGCAGAATTTGTCGAGCCAGCCAAGCGATACAAAGCTAAGGAAATCATCTTTACTTATCCAACATACATCAGGCTTCCAAATGAGTTACTCAAGGTCAAGAGATTCCCAGCTTACTCAATTCCCGTTAGGGTGCTCTTCAGAAACGATGGCAGACCCATAATGCACAAAGCTGAAATCTCTTCAAGCACTGAAAGGGATGTCTATTTTGAGAGCGTTCTTTATGCAGGAGCTGACTATATAGTAACGTTGGCTGAGAAGGTTTGGGTTGAGAGATTTGAAGTTGATGGCTTAAGGCCATTCAAAATTCTCCTTAACTATGGGTGGTTGTGA
- a CDS encoding CRISPR-associated helicase/endonuclease Cas3, giving the protein MSQRTLDTYLSSRTDSPFLELIRAKSSDAPAYLLRDHVIEALKRCATLYKFVSDMNSLSYKPLKDEDGRREFFKALAKAVILHDLGKISYDFQKKLYGHEDWEELGEFMKDTRGIKVRHEILSIIWTVGLLGNSEWDAKIRTAILLHHYNEFFSEEKSLADVVLSYKTDVMKYLRFLVNKREELEVFIRALYTELGKQFDEDFIQKALEELNDEMDFSRFSKLLDAIENWGDDISEYAFMHEPERMEVDFLIFLGMLRRCDYASSGDVNIETAENLGKIFSGIEERIKQVVREKASVDRLWQEEVLAKYNYDYLIVVAPTGSGKTELAVLWAKNRGKLIYTLPLRVALNDLYLRLSREYFEKEHVNLLHSTAFIEYVKGTGDDIDVEKKVTSARLLAAPVILSTPDQVFLTSLNYYGSDKVISVYPESAVVVDEIQAYTPEMAAVFIRTLRLLKEAGAKVLITTATLPPYYREFFEELSFRTVDVLESGVDVKNLHRKRHVIKIIDKGLFEYNKELEFTGKETVLSVLEEFEKNGFGSVMIVFNNVKKAMRAFEELKGDLENRGYRVFLLHSRLIELVKDNRIREIKELMKNGKRVVLICTQLVEASVDLDFDAMITEISPIDSQVQRWGRVYKQPEFLAPERGAGHLIGQSAYARLSRINLF; this is encoded by the coding sequence ATGAGTCAGAGGACTCTCGATACCTACCTTTCAAGCAGAACGGATTCACCTTTCTTAGAATTAATAAGAGCTAAAAGTAGTGACGCTCCCGCTTATCTACTTAGAGACCACGTGATTGAGGCTCTTAAGAGATGTGCCACTCTTTATAAGTTTGTATCAGATATGAATAGCCTCTCCTATAAACCCCTAAAAGATGAAGATGGCAGAAGGGAATTCTTTAAGGCTCTAGCAAAAGCCGTGATACTCCATGACCTCGGCAAGATAAGTTATGACTTCCAGAAGAAGCTCTACGGTCACGAGGACTGGGAAGAACTGGGAGAATTCATGAAGGACACAAGAGGGATAAAGGTAAGGCATGAGATACTCTCGATCATTTGGACAGTTGGACTGCTCGGCAATTCTGAGTGGGATGCCAAGATACGGACGGCTATTCTCCTACACCACTACAATGAGTTCTTCTCGGAGGAGAAAAGCCTAGCCGATGTTGTGCTCTCCTACAAGACCGACGTGATGAAATATCTGAGATTTCTTGTGAATAAGCGGGAAGAGCTTGAAGTCTTTATCAGAGCTCTTTACACAGAACTGGGGAAGCAATTTGATGAGGACTTCATACAAAAGGCTCTAGAAGAGCTGAATGATGAAATGGACTTCTCAAGATTCTCGAAGCTACTTGATGCGATAGAGAACTGGGGAGACGACATCTCTGAATACGCTTTTATGCACGAGCCCGAACGCATGGAAGTAGACTTCCTTATTTTCCTCGGCATGCTAAGGAGATGTGATTACGCTTCAAGTGGCGATGTTAACATTGAAACTGCTGAGAATCTCGGAAAGATCTTCAGCGGAATCGAAGAGAGAATTAAGCAAGTGGTGAGAGAGAAGGCAAGTGTTGACAGACTCTGGCAGGAGGAAGTTTTAGCAAAGTACAATTATGACTATCTAATAGTTGTTGCACCAACAGGCTCCGGAAAGACAGAGCTGGCTGTGTTGTGGGCCAAGAACAGAGGAAAGCTCATCTATACTTTACCTCTACGCGTAGCCCTAAACGATCTTTATCTTCGCCTCTCTAGGGAGTACTTCGAGAAAGAGCACGTGAATTTGCTACACTCAACAGCCTTCATAGAGTACGTTAAGGGAACAGGGGACGATATAGATGTTGAGAAGAAAGTTACCTCTGCAAGACTTTTGGCGGCCCCAGTAATTCTCTCCACTCCTGATCAAGTGTTCCTAACGTCTCTCAATTACTACGGTTCCGACAAGGTTATATCGGTATATCCAGAGTCCGCTGTTGTTGTTGACGAGATTCAGGCTTACACACCCGAAATGGCGGCAGTTTTCATAAGGACGCTGAGGCTCCTTAAGGAAGCAGGGGCTAAGGTTCTCATAACAACTGCAACCCTGCCGCCATATTACCGGGAGTTCTTCGAGGAGCTCAGCTTTAGAACGGTTGATGTGCTCGAAAGTGGCGTTGATGTAAAGAATCTTCATAGGAAGAGGCACGTGATAAAGATTATCGATAAAGGCCTGTTTGAATACAATAAAGAGCTGGAGTTCACAGGAAAGGAGACAGTTCTTAGTGTTCTGGAGGAGTTCGAAAAGAACGGCTTTGGGAGTGTCATGATAGTTTTCAACAACGTTAAGAAAGCTATGAGAGCATTTGAGGAGCTAAAGGGAGACCTTGAAAATAGGGGCTACAGAGTATTCCTGCTCCATTCAAGGCTCATCGAGCTTGTAAAGGATAATAGAATCAGAGAAATCAAGGAGCTTATGAAGAATGGCAAGCGTGTTGTCTTAATCTGCACACAACTGGTTGAGGCCTCCGTTGACCTTGATTTCGACGCCATGATAACTGAGATTTCTCCTATAGACAGCCAGGTGCAGAGATGGGGACGAGTCTATAAACAGCCCGAGTTTCTTGCCCCTGAAAGAGGGGCTGGGCATTTGATAGGTCAATCCGCCTATGCACGGCTCTCAAGAATTAACCTTTTCTAG
- the taw22 gene encoding tRNA (guanine(37)-N1)/4-demethylwyosine(37)-methyltransferase Taw22, with protein sequence MPAVRVQKHEAEKVKNILKKLGLYDGKRRPKREETFVLLPVVSSPKLKELGFEVVDVELPFRPERQIYKNLESVLAEKFTKEDLAYLRRYDIIGDIAVIQIPKELEHRQKDIIEALLIVHPFIKVIAKKGFHEGKFRVREYEIIWGEKRLTTVHKENGVKIKVDLGKVFFNPRMKGERYRLAQLVQDGERILLMFAGVLPYALVIARFKNVEITAIELNKDAVRLGLENIQLNKDKLKGKIEVIYGDVFKVVPKLGTFDRVISPTPKGVDALNLALSKAEKWVHYYDFVHEDKFDEFKRRIEEECQKLGKQCEVRIKKIADYKPHVYKVCADIKLF encoded by the coding sequence ATGCCAGCAGTGAGAGTTCAGAAGCATGAAGCAGAGAAAGTTAAGAATATCTTGAAAAAACTTGGTCTATATGATGGGAAAAGAAGACCCAAGCGCGAAGAGACTTTTGTTCTTTTACCGGTTGTTAGCTCACCAAAACTCAAAGAACTTGGATTTGAAGTTGTGGATGTAGAACTGCCGTTTAGACCTGAGAGGCAGATATATAAAAATCTTGAGAGTGTTCTGGCTGAAAAATTTACAAAAGAAGATCTTGCATATTTAAGAAGATATGACATAATAGGAGACATAGCTGTTATTCAAATACCAAAGGAGCTTGAGCACAGACAAAAGGATATTATTGAGGCTCTTCTGATCGTTCACCCATTCATAAAGGTGATTGCTAAAAAAGGATTTCATGAGGGAAAGTTCAGAGTAAGGGAATATGAGATAATTTGGGGTGAGAAAAGGCTGACCACAGTTCATAAAGAGAATGGTGTTAAAATCAAAGTTGACTTGGGCAAAGTTTTCTTCAATCCACGAATGAAAGGCGAGCGATACAGATTAGCCCAGCTTGTTCAAGATGGGGAGAGAATTCTTTTGATGTTTGCTGGAGTCTTGCCCTATGCACTGGTTATTGCCCGCTTTAAGAACGTTGAAATTACTGCAATAGAGCTCAACAAAGATGCAGTAAGACTTGGATTGGAAAATATTCAGCTCAATAAGGATAAACTCAAGGGGAAAATTGAGGTAATTTATGGAGATGTTTTTAAAGTTGTTCCTAAGCTTGGGACTTTTGACAGGGTGATAAGCCCAACTCCAAAAGGAGTTGATGCTCTAAATTTAGCCTTGAGCAAGGCTGAGAAGTGGGTCCACTACTACGACTTTGTTCATGAAGATAAGTTTGATGAGTTTAAGAGACGGATTGAGGAAGAATGCCAAAAGCTCGGAAAACAGTGTGAAGTGAGGATAAAGAAAATAGCGGACTATAAACCGCATGTTTACAAGGTTTGTGCCGATATTAAGCTTTTTTAA
- a CDS encoding replication factor C large subunit, translating into MDIPWVEKYRPKRLREIVNQKQAIEKVEAWIKQWFHGTPKKKALLLAGPPGSGKTTTVYALANEYKFEVIELNASDERTFEKIRRYLDAAYTMDIFGKRRKLIFLDEADNIEPSGAHEIAKLIDKARNPIIMAANKYWEVPAEIRNKAEVVEYKRLTQRDIMQALFKIIKAEGIFVPKEIVAEIAKRASGDLRAAINDLQSVVAGGIEDARDVLAYRDVEKTVFQALGLIFGSDNAKRAKMAMWNLDMTPDELLLWVDENIPYIYYKPEDIAEAYNAISRADIYLGRAKRTGNYGLWKYAIDMMTAGVAVAGIKKKGFTKFYPPKTLRMLKDTKEERGIRDSIVKKIMKQMHMSKLEAIETMQIFKTIFENNLDVAAHIAVFLDLGDKEIEFLAGDKEKAAKIKGKTLSIHKKLKKAGIEIKAKMEKAGPRELEEEIEEEPEEKTAEVDTTKEEVSEEEKESEEIEKEIEEAEWEKEEKYEKVEKIDKAKKKGKQATLFDFLKK; encoded by the coding sequence ATGGACATCCCATGGGTTGAAAAGTACCGTCCAAAAAGGCTAAGAGAAATAGTTAATCAAAAGCAGGCCATTGAAAAGGTTGAGGCATGGATTAAGCAGTGGTTTCACGGAACACCAAAGAAAAAAGCTTTGCTATTGGCTGGTCCACCAGGGAGTGGAAAGACAACTACGGTTTATGCTCTAGCCAATGAGTACAAATTTGAGGTTATTGAGCTTAACGCAAGCGATGAAAGAACTTTCGAGAAAATCAGACGCTATCTTGATGCTGCATATACAATGGATATCTTTGGAAAGAGAAGAAAGCTAATATTCCTTGATGAGGCCGACAACATAGAGCCAAGCGGTGCCCATGAGATTGCAAAGCTCATAGACAAAGCAAGGAATCCAATTATTATGGCAGCAAATAAGTACTGGGAAGTGCCAGCGGAAATAAGGAATAAAGCTGAGGTCGTTGAATACAAACGACTAACCCAAAGAGATATCATGCAAGCCCTATTTAAAATTATTAAGGCAGAGGGCATCTTTGTGCCGAAGGAAATAGTTGCTGAGATAGCAAAAAGAGCAAGCGGTGATTTAAGAGCTGCAATAAATGATTTGCAGAGCGTAGTTGCCGGTGGAATAGAGGATGCAAGAGATGTGCTTGCTTACAGAGATGTCGAAAAGACTGTATTTCAAGCCCTTGGGCTGATTTTTGGAAGTGATAATGCAAAGAGAGCTAAGATGGCAATGTGGAACCTAGATATGACACCTGATGAGTTGCTTCTTTGGGTTGATGAGAACATTCCATATATCTATTACAAACCCGAAGACATTGCTGAGGCCTACAACGCCATAAGCAGAGCAGATATCTACTTAGGAAGGGCCAAGAGAACAGGGAACTATGGGCTTTGGAAGTACGCCATAGATATGATGACAGCAGGAGTTGCAGTAGCAGGAATAAAAAAGAAAGGATTCACAAAATTCTATCCACCAAAGACCCTCAGAATGCTTAAGGATACAAAAGAAGAGAGAGGAATTAGAGATTCAATAGTTAAGAAAATCATGAAGCAAATGCATATGAGCAAGCTTGAAGCTATCGAAACGATGCAGATATTCAAAACAATCTTTGAAAACAACTTAGACGTTGCTGCGCATATAGCGGTTTTCCTAGATTTAGGTGACAAAGAGATAGAGTTCTTAGCTGGAGATAAAGAGAAAGCGGCAAAAATTAAAGGTAAGACTCTTTCAATTCACAAAAAGCTCAAAAAAGCGGGGATTGAAATAAAGGCCAAAATGGAGAAAGCGGGACCTAGAGAACTCGAAGAAGAAATTGAAGAAGAACCCGAGGAAAAAACTGCAGAAGTAGATACTACAAAGGAAGAAGTTTCTGAGGAAGAGAAAGAAAGCGAAGAAATCGAGAAAGAAATAGAAGAGGCAGAATGGGAGAAAGAAGAAAAATACGAAAAGGTTGAAAAGATTGACAAAGCTAAAAAGAAAGGTAAGCAGGCGACACTGTTTGACTTTCTAAAGAAATGA
- a CDS encoding replication factor C small subunit, protein MSEEVKEVKEVKILEKPWVEKYRPQRLDEIVGQDHIVKRLKHYVKTGSMPHLLFAGPPGVGKTTAALCLTRELFGEHWRHNFLELNASDERGINVIREKVKEFARTKPIGGASFKIIFLDEADALTQDAQQALRRMMEMFSNNVRFILSCNYSSKIIEPIQSRCAIFRFRPLKDDDIAKRIKFIAENEGLELTEEGLQAILYVAEGDLRRAINVLQAAAALDTKITDENVFMVASRARPEDVREMMLMALEGNFLKAREKLREILLKQGLSGEDVLIQMHKEVFNLPISEPKKVALADKIGEYNFRLVEGANEMIQLEALLAQFTLLGK, encoded by the coding sequence ATGAGCGAAGAGGTTAAAGAAGTAAAAGAAGTCAAAATTCTGGAAAAGCCATGGGTTGAAAAATATAGACCCCAGAGACTGGATGAAATTGTAGGACAAGATCACATAGTTAAGAGACTCAAGCATTATGTTAAGACAGGTTCGATGCCCCATCTTTTATTTGCTGGCCCTCCTGGTGTCGGAAAGACGACAGCAGCTTTGTGTTTAACAAGAGAACTATTTGGAGAACACTGGAGGCACAACTTTCTCGAACTAAACGCTTCTGATGAAAGAGGAATTAACGTAATTAGAGAAAAAGTCAAAGAATTCGCGAGGACAAAACCAATTGGGGGAGCAAGCTTTAAGATAATCTTCCTTGACGAGGCTGATGCTTTAACGCAAGATGCTCAGCAAGCATTAAGAAGAATGATGGAGATGTTCTCAAATAACGTTAGGTTCATTCTAAGCTGTAATTACTCATCAAAGATTATTGAGCCAATTCAATCGAGATGTGCAATCTTTAGATTCAGACCTCTTAAAGATGACGACATTGCAAAGAGGATTAAGTTCATAGCAGAAAATGAAGGGTTAGAATTAACAGAGGAAGGATTACAGGCAATTCTCTATGTAGCCGAGGGTGATCTAAGAAGGGCAATTAACGTTCTGCAGGCTGCTGCAGCACTCGATACAAAGATTACAGACGAGAACGTCTTCATGGTTGCTAGTAGAGCAAGACCCGAGGATGTTAGGGAAATGATGCTCATGGCATTGGAAGGCAATTTCCTCAAGGCTAGAGAAAAGCTAAGGGAAATTCTCCTCAAGCAAGGTTTGAGTGGAGAGGATGTTCTCATTCAAATGCATAAAGAAGTGTTTAACCTGCCAATAAGCGAGCCCAAGAAAGTTGCTTTGGCAGATAAGATTGGAGAATATAACTTTAGACTGGTTGAAGGAGCAAATGAAATGATTCAGCTTGAGGCTCTGCTTGCCCAGTTCACTCTGCTGGGTAAATGA
- a CDS encoding metal-dependent hydrolase: MDVLKHASIPLLAFLALSKNPSLISIIILVFGSIFPDFDVFFKEHRSYFHSLLLLAPLFTVSLYVQNIYLRLFVFGIGIHLFLDFFSGVIPFLYPLRKKGFGLKVLGVVAFESLPRISVKYEILVGYPSKSRGSYVGFSNDSLAITLIALIVLLIRLNILSI, translated from the coding sequence ATGGACGTCCTAAAGCATGCTTCAATACCATTGCTTGCATTTTTGGCTCTAAGTAAAAATCCAAGTTTAATTTCAATTATTATCCTCGTATTTGGCTCGATATTTCCGGATTTTGATGTTTTCTTTAAGGAGCATAGGAGTTATTTCCATTCTCTTCTACTCTTGGCTCCTCTTTTTACTGTTTCGCTTTATGTTCAGAACATTTATCTCCGGCTGTTTGTCTTTGGAATTGGAATACATCTTTTCTTGGATTTCTTTTCTGGTGTTATCCCGTTTTTGTATCCGCTCAGAAAGAAGGGTTTTGGCCTAAAAGTATTGGGAGTTGTGGCTTTTGAGAGTTTACCAAGAATAAGTGTTAAGTATGAGATTCTTGTTGGATATCCTAGCAAGTCTAGAGGAAGTTATGTCGGATTTTCAAACGATAGTTTGGCAATAACTCTAATTGCACTTATTGTTCTACTTATACGGCTGAATATTTTGTCAATATGA